A genome region from Manis javanica isolate MJ-LG chromosome 3, MJ_LKY, whole genome shotgun sequence includes the following:
- the LOC108389173 gene encoding olfactory receptor 5K3-like, producing MIEDDHSTTTEFIIMKFTDHPELKTILFLEFFTIYLITMVGNLGLVALIYMERRLHAPMYIFLGNVALMDSCCSCAITPKMVENFLSKDTMISLKECMAQFYFLSLAECADCFLLAAMAYDRYVAICRPLQYHTMMSKKLCIPMTAGAYTAGNLHSMIQVGFLLRLTFCGSHQINHFFCDALPLYRLSCVDSFTNELMVFVFSGSIQIFSITIVLIFYLYILFTIFQMKSKEGRGKALYTCTSHFLSVSVFCGSLLFVYICPSSVKEGDKDIPDTIFYTLMIPLLNPFIYSL from the exons ATGATAGAAGATGAcc ACTCTACTACAACTGAATTTATCATAATGAAATTTACAGATCACCCAGAGCTAAAGACCATTCTGTTCCTGGAGTTCTTTACCATCTATCTGATCACCATGGTGGGGAATCTTGGCCTGGTGGCATTGATTTACATGGAGCGTCGTCTTCACGCACCAATGTACATCTTTCTAGGTAACGTTGCACTGATGGATTCCTGTTGTTCCTGTGCCATTACCCCAAAGATGGTAGAGAACTTCCTTTCTAAGGACACAATGATTTCCCTCAAGGAATGCATGGCACAGTTTTACTTTCTCTCCCTTGCTGAATGTGCTGATTGCTTTCTCCTGGCtgcaatggcctatgaccgctacgtggccatatGTAGGCCACTGCAGTACCACACCATGATGTCAAAGAAACTCTGCATTCCGATGACCGCAGGGGCCTACACAGCTGGAAACCTGCATTCCATGATTCAGGTAGGGTTTCTGCTTAGGTTAACTTTCTGTGGGTCTCATCAAATCAATCACTTCTTTTGTGATGCTCTTCCATTATACAGACTTTCCTGTGTTGATTCTTTTACCAATGAActgatggtatttgtcttttcggGGTCAATTCAAATCTTTTCTATTACTATAGTCCTAATCTTTTATCTCTACATCCTTTTTAcaattttccaaatgaaatccaaagaggGAAGAGGCAAAGCCCTATACACTTGTACATCtcactttctctctgtctcagtgTTCTGTGGTTCTCTTCTCTTTGTATATATTTGTCCAAGTTCCGTTAAAGAAGGAGATAAAGATATACCTGACActattttttatactttaatgATTCCTTTATTAAACCCTTTCATTTATAGTCTATGA
- the LOC108385423 gene encoding olfactory receptor 5K1-like, translated as MIEENHSLTNEFILIGFTDHPELKTILFVVFLTIYLITMVGNLGLVALIYMERRLHTPMYIFLGNLALMDSCCSCAITPKMLENFFSKDRMISLKECMAQFYFLCLAETADCVLLAAMAYDRYVAICRPLQYHTMMSKKLCIQMTTGAYIAGNVHSMIHIVFLFRLTFCRSNQINHFFCDVLPLFRLSCADPYINELMILIFSGLVQIFSITIVLVSYLYILFTIFQMKSKEGRGKALSTCASHFLSVSMFYGSLLFVYIRPNALKEGDKDLPVAIFYTLVIPLLNPFIYSLRNKEVINVMKKIMK; from the coding sequence ATGATTGAGGAAAACCACTCCTTGACAAATGAATTTATTCTCATAGGATTTACAGATCACCCAGAGCTAAAGACCATTCTGTTCGTGGTGTTCCTTACCATCTATCTGATCACCATGGTGGGGAATCTTGGCCTGGTGGCATTGATTTACATGGAGCGTCGTCTTCACACACCAATGTACATCTTTCTGGGTAACCTTGCACTGATGGATTCCTGTTGTTCCTGTGCCATTACCCCCAAAATGTTAGAGAACTTCTTTTCTAAGGACAGAATGATTTCCCTCAAGGAATGCATGGCACAGTTTTACTTTCTGTGCCTTGCTGAAACCGCAGATTGTGTTCTCCTGGCTGCAATGGCCTATGATCGCTATGTGGCCATATGTAGGCCGCTGCAGTACCACACCATGATGTCAAAGAAACTCTGCATTCAGATGACCACAGGGGCCTATATAGCTGGAAATGTGCATTCCATGATTCATATAGTGTTCCTGTTTAGGTTAACGTTCTGTAGATCTAATCAAATCAATCACTTTTTTTGTGATGTTCTTCCATTATTCAGACTCTCTTGTGCTGACCCTTATATCAATGAATTGATGATATTAATCTTTTCAGGGTTAGTTCAAATCTTCTCTATCACTATAGTTCTAGTCTCTTATCTCTACATCCTTTTCAcgatttttcaaatgaaatccaaagaggGAAGAGGCAAAGCCTTATCTACTTGTGCATCccactttctctctgtctcaatGTTCTATGGTTCTCTTCTCTTTGTATATATTCGACCAAATGCACTTAAAGAAGGAGATAAAGATCTACCGGTTGCCATTTTTTATACTCTAGTGATTCCCTTATTAAACCCTTTTATTTATAGTCTAAGAAACAAGGAAGTAATTaatgttatgaaaaaaattatgaaataa